The window AGCCAGCACAAACTGCCCCATAGGGCAGCAGCTATGACCCACCAAATGAATAACTTGCGGTGTGGTTGTGCCCGATCGCACCCAGCTGACCCCGTGATTGCCAATCACCAAGTGCTTGTCGCGCAGGGTGCGGCCCACGCCGCGGTCATCAAAGTACTGTAGAATCTTGCGAATAGTCTGAAACGACAGGTGCTGGCGCAGCCGACTAATAGCGCGAATTTCAAGAATCTGCTCCCAGGAGTAGAACACCTCCAGTCGGGAAGAACCTCCGGACCGCTGGGGTACGATGATTCCTAGTTTTTCGAGATAGGCGAGTCGACTAGGGCTGCTGCGGGCTAAGACAACGGCATGGCGGCGAGGGAACCAGTCCATAGCGGGCGCTCCTACATAAACGCTAGATATGGGGTCAACAAGATTAACTCTACGCTATAGGTATGGAAAAGTCTGGGGCGCGATGAGCATTTCCAGAACTTGTGCAATCTTTTAAATACGGAAAAATGGGGATCGCCTATCCTGCCTTGGATGCGGCAACCCTAACGTTTTTTGAAGTTTCTTTGGCAAAGCAGAAAAGTTGCGATAGTTCGCTTGTGCTAGCTCTAGCCGCCGCTCACGGGAGGGATCAACACCACCTCGTCGCCGTCTTTTAGCAGAGTATCGTCGGCTACAAACTGAAGGTTGAGGCCCAGGCGGGTGCGATCGCGCCAAGCCTCCAACTTGGGATGCTCGGCTAGGGCGCGATCGCGCACCGCCCCCACCGTGGCCCCCTCTGAAAACTGCCACTGCACCTCGGGCTGGCCGTAGGCCTCCTGGTAAATGGCAAAGAGCTTGACGGTGACGGTAATGGACTCTGGCACTGGGGGCAATTCTCCTGAAGAGGCTGCGCTAACGCTCCTTGGCGTCAACCGTGCGATCCTATCAAGAATTACGGTGCGATCGCCCCTGCTCGCTCTACCGGTTTCAGTATTGGTAACTTGGGCGATTGCCGCGATCGCTCAGGCCATAGTAGAGCCATCCGAGTTTGGCTTAGGCGACCCGATGACCCGCTCTGCATTCCTCCGTGTCCATCGTGCTCAGTTTTTAGCGATCGCCCTAGGGGCTGCCCTGGTAGGCGGCTGTGCTGGCGTACCCGATATAGCAAGCCAGCAAGAAGCCATGGCCCCCGAATCCGGTGCAGTGTCGAGCGATGCTGCGCCAACTGCTAACCAGGCGATCGCTCCAGCAGATGCTGTGGCCTCTGATCGAGCCAAGGTTAGCGAAGTTATCGAGCCGGCTCCTAGCGACATTGGGCAGCCTGCGCCTCAGCTGGTCAAGCAGGCCAGCCTGGTGCTGGTGCTAACCGACATTGACGCCGCCGTAGACCAGGTTCAAACCATCCTTCAGCAGGCCCAGGGCGATATGCTGAGTCTGCAAGATCACCGCTCGCCTGAGGGAACGGCTCAGCAGGTGACCTTGACCCTGCGCGTACCCCAGGGCGAATTAGACGCGGTGCTGAACGCCCTCCGTCCCCTGGGAACCGTGCAGCAGCAGTCGCTGACGGCGGAGGATGTGTCGAGCCAGCTAGTCGATCTCGATGCCCGGCTGAAGAATTTGCGTCAGTCTGAAGCTGCTCTGCTGAAAATTATGGAGCGATCGGGGGAAATTTCCCACGTGCTAGAAGTAGCGCGGGAGCTCAGCACCGTGCGCGAGTCGATCGAGCGCATGGCGGCTCAGCAGCAAAACCTCAAACGGCAAGTGGCCTTTTCACAAATTTACCTAACCCTAGAAAGCCCGGTAACTCAAGTAACCCCGCTGCGCCCAGTGGGTGAAACTCTCGACAACACCTGGGAATCGGCAACTCAATCGGTGAAAGCGTTTACCGTTAGCGGGCTAAAGCTAGCGCTCTGGCTGCTGGCCTTTAGCCCCTATTGGGTGTTGCTGGCGGCGGTTGGCTACGGCGGCTATCGGCTGTGGCACCATCACACCGCACAGCCCGAACCGGCTGAGGCAGACAATAGTTAAGGTAATGCCCTAGTTAAAGCAAACCCCACGTTCCCTGAGCGGAACCGCAGGGAACGCGGGGCGGTGGCATGTCGGTGCAGTTAGCTGCGCAGCGTTACGCCAAACTGCTTCTCTAAGGTGGCGCGCACTTTTTGGTGCACAGGGTCTACCGTTTCATCGGTGAGGGTTTGGTCGGGGGAGCGGTAGACCAGACGAAAGGCCAAGCTACGCTGCCCTTGGGGGACGCTTTCGCCCCGGTACTCGTCGAATAGAGCGACCGACTCCAGCAGTTTGCCCCCGGCTTTGGTCATGGTTGTTGTTAGGTCGGCGACGGTGACCTCGAGCGGGGCGTAGAAGGCTAGGTCGCGATCGCTGGCCGGAAACGTCGAGTACGCGGCAAACTTTGCCGACTTTTGCAGCACTGGC is drawn from Leptolyngbya subtilissima AS-A7 and contains these coding sequences:
- a CDS encoding MerR family transcriptional regulator: MDWFPRRHAVVLARSSPSRLAYLEKLGIIVPQRSGGSSRLEVFYSWEQILEIRAISRLRQHLSFQTIRKILQYFDDRGVGRTLRDKHLVIGNHGVSWVRSGTTTPQVIHLVGHSCCPMGQFVLAPLNGPDLSYADALAKTTSSKVVDIEHFRRKTRSR
- a CDS encoding MoaD/ThiS family protein, which gives rise to MPESITVTVKLFAIYQEAYGQPEVQWQFSEGATVGAVRDRALAEHPKLEAWRDRTRLGLNLQFVADDTLLKDGDEVVLIPPVSGG
- a CDS encoding DUF4349 domain-containing protein, yielding MDSGTGGNSPEEAALTLLGVNRAILSRITVRSPLLALPVSVLVTWAIAAIAQAIVEPSEFGLGDPMTRSAFLRVHRAQFLAIALGAALVGGCAGVPDIASQQEAMAPESGAVSSDAAPTANQAIAPADAVASDRAKVSEVIEPAPSDIGQPAPQLVKQASLVLVLTDIDAAVDQVQTILQQAQGDMLSLQDHRSPEGTAQQVTLTLRVPQGELDAVLNALRPLGTVQQQSLTAEDVSSQLVDLDARLKNLRQSEAALLKIMERSGEISHVLEVARELSTVRESIERMAAQQQNLKRQVAFSQIYLTLESPVTQVTPLRPVGETLDNTWESATQSVKAFTVSGLKLALWLLAFSPYWVLLAAVGYGGYRLWHHHTAQPEPAEADNS